The following proteins are encoded in a genomic region of Acidobacteriota bacterium:
- a CDS encoding oligopeptide transporter, OPT family, producing MKNPFLENFRPYIPASVTHLRELSAFPLIVGTLLGIIFGASSLYLVLKTGLTVSASIPVAVIAITLFRLLSKAGMRDATILEANVMQTAGSAGESIAFGVGVTMPAILILGFDLDIWRVTLVAVLGGLLGILMMIPLRRALIKDQHGLLKYPEGTACAQVLIAGASKESREAAHQAGGDSASDSEVLHRGKIIAAGFGLGFIYKSVMDVFSAWHPEPGKDLPDNFLKGGSVHLENNPALLGVGYIIGPYISAIMLGGGMLSYLVLIPLIKYFGSLAESPLAPAVGKNIADMSPGNIRGEYILYIGAGAVTAAGIISLGRSLPTIWHGLKSGLADLRGGGTEADGSALPRTDQDLSMKYVIIGVIVLLAAILLSPQLGLSIFEHPFVSVMGAVLIIILGFLFVTVSSRLTGEVGSSSNPISGMTVATLLFTCLVFLFLGWTAPDPYFVTALSIGAIVCIAASNGGTTSQDLKTGFLVGGTPKKQQIAILAGALASAVVLGPLLLYLNTGGTYYQKVEPTVFPAAFSVTEDKLFREHGQVKKERVATGDFAADTNQYSVWQNTDPKSGQIGKYLVDPQGRPVYLVDPAINGVVKEDANGNKLTRYDAPKATLMSYIIKGVLGQDLPWGLVLIGAMIAIMLEIVGVPSLAFAVGLYLPIATSMPIFIGGMVRKVVDIYLKKKLAEKDLSEDQIVAETDKSHGVLMASGYIAGGAIAGILIAIFAVVPWLKDIQDGSARWASESNPFFAGDSAWWLGAIPFLLLAVVLYLVGRERLMAQPKSEKD from the coding sequence ATGAAGAATCCTTTTCTCGAGAATTTCCGCCCATATATTCCGGCATCTGTTACCCATTTGCGTGAACTGAGTGCATTTCCGCTGATCGTCGGCACGCTGCTCGGTATCATATTTGGAGCGTCATCGCTTTATCTCGTGCTGAAGACCGGGCTAACGGTTTCGGCGTCGATACCTGTCGCTGTTATTGCGATCACGTTGTTTCGTCTGTTGTCGAAGGCCGGAATGCGCGATGCGACTATACTTGAGGCGAATGTGATGCAGACTGCCGGATCGGCCGGTGAATCGATCGCTTTCGGCGTCGGTGTGACGATGCCTGCGATCTTGATACTCGGGTTTGACCTCGATATATGGCGTGTGACGTTGGTCGCCGTTCTCGGCGGCCTGCTCGGCATCCTGATGATGATCCCGCTGCGAAGAGCGTTGATCAAGGACCAGCACGGCCTGCTCAAATATCCCGAAGGCACAGCGTGTGCACAGGTGCTGATCGCGGGTGCCTCGAAAGAATCGCGAGAGGCTGCACACCAAGCCGGAGGCGACTCGGCGAGCGACTCGGAAGTTTTGCACCGCGGCAAGATCATTGCCGCCGGTTTTGGGCTTGGTTTCATTTACAAATCGGTGATGGACGTCTTCAGTGCTTGGCATCCCGAGCCGGGCAAGGACCTGCCGGATAATTTTCTCAAAGGCGGCTCGGTCCACCTTGAGAACAACCCCGCTCTGTTGGGCGTTGGTTACATCATCGGGCCGTATATCTCGGCGATCATGCTCGGCGGCGGTATGCTTTCGTACCTTGTGCTGATTCCGCTGATCAAATATTTCGGTTCGCTTGCGGAATCGCCATTGGCACCTGCGGTCGGCAAAAATATCGCTGACATGTCGCCCGGCAACATTCGCGGCGAATATATCCTTTACATTGGTGCGGGAGCCGTTACGGCGGCCGGTATCATCTCACTCGGACGTTCTCTGCCTACGATCTGGCACGGCCTCAAATCAGGCCTTGCGGACCTTCGCGGCGGCGGCACCGAGGCTGACGGTTCTGCACTGCCGAGGACCGATCAGGACCTTTCGATGAAATATGTCATCATCGGCGTGATCGTTCTGCTGGCGGCGATCCTGCTTTCGCCTCAGTTGGGCCTGAGCATTTTCGAGCATCCATTCGTCTCGGTGATGGGAGCGGTGCTCATTATCATTCTCGGGTTTTTGTTCGTGACGGTGTCTTCGCGGCTGACCGGTGAGGTCGGTTCTTCGTCAAATCCCATCTCGGGAATGACGGTCGCAACTCTTTTGTTCACGTGTCTCGTCTTCCTGTTTCTCGGCTGGACAGCACCCGATCCGTATTTCGTGACGGCTCTTTCGATCGGTGCGATCGTTTGTATCGCAGCATCTAACGGCGGCACGACGTCACAGGACCTGAAGACCGGTTTCCTTGTCGGCGGAACCCCGAAAAAACAGCAGATCGCAATTCTTGCCGGTGCCTTGGCGTCGGCCGTTGTTCTCGGCCCGCTTCTGCTTTATTTGAACACTGGCGGTACGTACTACCAGAAGGTAGAACCAACGGTATTCCCGGCAGCATTCAGCGTGACCGAAGATAAGCTGTTTCGCGAGCACGGCCAGGTCAAAAAAGAGCGCGTCGCGACGGGTGATTTTGCGGCGGATACAAATCAATATTCGGTTTGGCAGAATACTGACCCGAAGAGCGGCCAGATCGGTAAATATTTGGTCGACCCTCAAGGCCGTCCGGTTTATCTTGTCGATCCGGCGATCAACGGTGTCGTAAAGGAAGACGCGAACGGCAATAAGCTGACACGATACGACGCGCCAAAGGCGACATTGATGAGCTACATAATCAAGGGCGTCCTTGGGCAGGATCTGCCGTGGGGGTTGGTCCTGATCGGGGCGATGATCGCGATAATGCTGGAGATAGTCGGTGTCCCTTCGCTTGCATTTGCGGTTGGGCTCTATTTGCCGATCGCGACGTCGATGCCGATATTTATCGGCGGTATGGTCCGCAAGGTCGTTGATATTTATCTTAAGAAGAAACTCGCGGAGAAAGATCTCAGCGAAGACCAGATCGTTGCGGAAACCGATAAATCACACGGCGTACTTATGGCGTCGGGTTATATCGCGGGCGGTGCGATCGCAGGTATACTGATCGCGATCTTTGCGGTAGTGCCGTGGCTTAAGGACATTCAGGACGGCTCTGCCCGCTGGGCGAGCGAGAGCAATCCGTTCTTTGCCGGCGATTCGGCATGGTGGCTGGGAGCCATTCCGTTCCTGCTCCTTGCAGTCGTGCTCTACCTTGTAGGACGCGAACGCCTGATGGCTCAGCCGAAGTCCGAAAAAGACTGA
- a CDS encoding Gfo/Idh/MocA family oxidoreductase: MQIPAFLACANTRIASVASGSLENAKETAKECGAEHFTADWRETAARDDVDLVCITTPPNLHREMTIAAIEHDKHILCEKPMAMNVAEVLDMIEAAKDKPLLTLIDHELRFQPGRQAVYKMLRDNVIGKVRHAKFIFQAPHRGDPNIAWNWWSDASVGGGALGAIVSHIIDSFNWFLGTDVASVTCQLQTHIKQRPRSDGEMRAVTSDDESNMLLRFADSELTDDATGLVSVSMTEYPKYKNRLEFYGTDGAIRIDHIGDVFLARAGDDDWSEIKVPLAANIPGVADTGFARGFMDFAPHIIDAITSGKVLIEHAATFEDGLRVQRVLDAARESNASGRRIDVGGNTRVDA, encoded by the coding sequence GTGCAGATACCGGCGTTTCTTGCGTGTGCGAATACCCGCATCGCTTCGGTCGCCAGCGGTAGTCTCGAAAACGCCAAGGAGACGGCCAAAGAATGCGGTGCTGAGCATTTCACTGCGGATTGGCGTGAGACGGCGGCACGCGACGACGTCGATCTCGTATGCATTACCACCCCGCCGAATCTGCATCGTGAAATGACGATCGCCGCCATCGAGCACGACAAACACATACTCTGCGAAAAGCCGATGGCGATGAATGTTGCGGAGGTTCTCGATATGATCGAGGCAGCAAAGGACAAACCGCTGCTGACATTGATCGACCACGAACTGCGATTTCAGCCCGGACGTCAGGCTGTTTACAAAATGCTCCGCGACAATGTGATCGGAAAGGTCCGGCATGCGAAATTTATCTTTCAGGCACCGCATCGCGGCGACCCGAATATCGCGTGGAACTGGTGGTCGGATGCCTCGGTCGGCGGCGGAGCTTTGGGAGCGATCGTCTCGCATATCATCGATTCGTTCAATTGGTTCCTTGGAACTGACGTTGCAAGTGTCACGTGCCAACTGCAGACACACATCAAGCAGCGGCCCCGCAGCGACGGCGAAATGCGCGCCGTCACAAGTGATGACGAATCGAACATGCTGCTCCGTTTTGCAGACAGCGAACTTACTGACGATGCAACGGGCCTCGTCTCTGTTTCAATGACCGAATATCCAAAATACAAGAACCGTCTCGAGTTCTATGGTACGGACGGAGCGATCCGGATCGATCATATCGGAGACGTATTTCTCGCGAGGGCGGGAGACGACGATTGGAGCGAGATCAAAGTTCCGTTGGCAGCCAATATCCCGGGCGTTGCCGACACCGGCTTTGCACGCGGTTTCATGGACTTTGCACCGCACATCATCGACGCAATCACCAGCGGTAAGGTGCTGATCGAGCATGCAGCGACCTTCGAGGACGGGCTGCGGGTGCAGCGAGTTTTGGATGCCGCCCGAGAGTCGAATGCTTCGGGGAGAAGGATCGATGTTGGCGGAAATACGCGAGTTGACGCATGA